The DNA window TTTCTCATCAACGATGAACAATCATTGAACTGATTCAGGCGTCGGTTTGGTTTTATTCCAAAGCCAAGGCCAAACTGGGGCAGATTTGGGTTGAGGTAGCTGGGACAGGTCGAAATAACGCTCTGCGACCAAATAGCTAAGTAAACGCTCTTGATCGCGCTGTTTAAATTGTTCGACCCACAAGTTAGCGTTGGCAATGATCTGTTCTGCTTCCTGTGGGTGGGCTAGATAGTAGTCCATTTTTTCAATCAGGTCGGAAAAGTCATCTTTAAGCTCAACGTAATGGACTCCAGGAACCAGTTTCCCTTCCATAAACCATGTCTCATAGACCAGTTTAGGTGTCATCACCAGCGAATTAGAGGACATGATCCATTTGAGGTTGGTTGCTACATCTTTGCCTTCTAAGCTCAGAATAAACTTATAGTTAAGCTGATCTTTGATGCTCATTTTGGGCAAAACATAGTGCAGCTGATCTGCATCTTCAGTATCGGTGCGACCTACGTTGCAGCGAGGATGGTGAAAATAGTGTTCTAAAAGTAGACGTCGATTCGGGCGAAAACCACTGCCGCGCCAAACCACTTGATCCGACTTCTCGCTAAAGCTTAAAGAATCTCTTACAAAGCGATAGTGTCGAATTTCATTTAGCTTTAGCAAAATCGAGTTTTGATTGTTGCCTGCAATTGGGCGACTTTTCACAAAAGTAGGAGAGCTCGGGACCTCAGTGACATCACCATGAATAAAGTCAAAATCGAAATGGGGTGCAAACCCTTTGATCACTTTGAGCATGTCGTAATAGTAAGTGCTGCCACAATTCTTTCGAAATTCTGATACTGGTTTAGCGCTAGCGGTCGTGGTGAAACTGGATTGAACTTGATGGTAGTAGTTAAGCCGATGTTGTAATGACTGACGTTGTTCAGTGCTTAGACGGTTGAGGCGGAAATTGACATATCCGCGCATGATTGGATTGGGAACCAGGCTATACATCACGCTGGATAAGTAATAATTTATTTTGCGCATCCCAACTCTCTTTTTTCTTTCACCTTGATGACTTTGACTTTTTGATAGCGATGCAGGTGTAGCATGCAATCCGTCAAGTCGAACCCTATGGTGTTGAGTGTGCTGGGGGAAAATGACAGTTCAGTTGCACTAAAGCGACAGAGTGTTGAACTTTTTATGGATCGAACAAAAATAGGCGGTACTAAAAGCACTTACCCCAGTCGCACCGAATGATGGACTGGGGTAAGAGTAAAGAGGTGTGGTTGGTTGCGGCAGTGAGCGATTAACCCAGTGCTGGTAGAACACCTGCAGTGATGAGAAGTTGCACGCCAATGATGAGTACACCTGCGACACCGGTAAGAACAAGAGCTGGAGTACCACCACTGACTTGGTATTTCGCTGACGACGCTTGTTGGCGAACTTTTACTACCATAAACAGAGGTAGGAAAATCGCTAAAATCGCTAGTGCAATCGCCGCGTAACCCAATGCCATGATAAAGCCTTGAGGATAAAACAGAGCGAATGCGAGTGGTGGAACAAAGGTAATGGCTGCAGCAACCGGACGATTCATCGTTGCGTTACTGTTCTTACGCAAAATGTCACCAAGAAATTCAAACAGACCTAAGCTTACACCCAAAAATGAGGTGAGTAGGGCTAGGTCAGCAAAAATGCCAATCACATTGCTCAGATTGGAATGATGAACTTTTACCGCCAAAGTGCTGATCAGGGCAGATAGGCCAGAGTTATCCACCAACTCGGTTTGGCTGACCACGCCAAGCGTCACAAGCTGCCAGAATACGTAGATGATCAATGGAATCGCAGAACCCAAAATAATCGCTTTACGCAGTGCCGGAGTGTCGCCGTCAAGGTAGTTTACGATCGCCGGAATGCTGCCGTGAAAACCAAACGAGGTGAAAATTACAGGAATAGCGGCCACGATTAAGCCTTGTTGTAATGGCATACTCAGCAGGTAAGATTCGGTCACATTGGGCGCAAGGAAAAAGAGTACCAACACCATGGCAATGATTTTGCCAGTGAATAGGACGCGGTTAACGCGGTCAACTGTACTTGTACCAATAGTCACGACCGCTGCAACAATAATGGTAAATACCAGCGTACCCACATGACCTTGCAAATCTAACCCTAGCATATCGTGCATACGGTCGGTAAATTGCGCACCACCACCAGCGATGTAAGCGGCACATAGCGAATAGAAAAGAAATAGCATGGCAAAAGTAGCAATCCACTTGCCCTTCTCACCTAAAATTTGTTTCGCTAGTGTATGCAACGTCGCGTTGCTGTCAGCGTATTGATGGATCTCAACCATCAACAGGGCAGTAAATGACATCAGTATCCACAACGCGATCATGATCATCAGCGATGTAGAAAATCCAATTCCAGCAGAGGCAAGCGGTAGGGCTAGCATACCTGCACCAATGGTGGTGCCGGCAATGATCAAAGTACTACCTAGAAGCTTTGATTTCATCATAATGTAAACTTTATTATACGAATTAATGTGTTTGCTAAAGAGTATTGTTCGATTGTTAGTCAACTAACTAGCAGTTTGTTGTGTTTCTTCCGCTATTTTCTAAGACTTAATCTTGCCAGTCAATCTATTTGTAAAAATAAAAATCCAAATTTGTACAATTAATTTTACAGTTGCTTTTTGATGCAAAGTGGTGGTGACAGGGATGTCGAATTTGTGTTACACGTAGAGGCTCGCTTTGTGCTTGTCATCTATTTGACATAAAAGCGATATAAAAAGGACACAACGACATTGGTTTCGTTGCATTATCTGGCCAAGCTCTTGAAACTCGTGTTCGTCGACACGATATATAGGTTTAGCTAGGTAGTACCCAACGTATTGGGATAACTCAAATGAGCGTTTCATAACAAGTGAATGTGGCGATAGGCCAACCCATTGATAAGTGGTTATTACGAATACATCGGGGTTAATAATGATAAGAAGGAGGTCGACTATGAGTGACCAAATGAACAAGCAAGACGATAGTCTTGAACTGTTAGATGCAATGGAGATCGGTTTTGATCTTACTGAGTATCAAGAAACTCGTAGTGATGAAAGTGAATCATCACACGCATAACTCAAGTAGCCAGCGCCTAGCGCTGGCTTAAGTTTTTCTCCACTTCTGTTTTTTCTCTAGTACTGCATGAATTATCTCGCCCATTTGCACATCGCTGATCACGTTGAAAGTAATTTGCTTGGTAACCTGCTTGGAGACTTTGTTAAAGGTTCGCCACAAGCTCGTTTTAGTGAAGACGTCGTGCAGGGAATTTTGCTTCATCGTTGGGTGGATGCTTATACCGATACCCATGAGCTTATTAAACAAGCCAAAACTCTTTTTCCTAAGCCCTTACAGCGTTTTGCTCCGATTGCCTTGGATATGTTTTGGGATCACTGTTTAGCAACACGTTGGCAAGAGTTTTCCCAATTGGCATTG is part of the Vibrio porteresiae DSM 19223 genome and encodes:
- a CDS encoding glycosyl transferase family 90, encoding MRKINYYLSSVMYSLVPNPIMRGYVNFRLNRLSTEQRQSLQHRLNYYHQVQSSFTTTASAKPVSEFRKNCGSTYYYDMLKVIKGFAPHFDFDFIHGDVTEVPSSPTFVKSRPIAGNNQNSILLKLNEIRHYRFVRDSLSFSEKSDQVVWRGSGFRPNRRLLLEHYFHHPRCNVGRTDTEDADQLHYVLPKMSIKDQLNYKFILSLEGKDVATNLKWIMSSNSLVMTPKLVYETWFMEGKLVPGVHYVELKDDFSDLIEKMDYYLAHPQEAEQIIANANLWVEQFKQRDQERLLSYLVAERYFDLSQLPQPKSAPVWPWLWNKTKPTPESVQ
- a CDS encoding aromatic amino acid transport family protein, with amino-acid sequence MMKSKLLGSTLIIAGTTIGAGMLALPLASAGIGFSTSLMIMIALWILMSFTALLMVEIHQYADSNATLHTLAKQILGEKGKWIATFAMLFLFYSLCAAYIAGGGAQFTDRMHDMLGLDLQGHVGTLVFTIIVAAVVTIGTSTVDRVNRVLFTGKIIAMVLVLFFLAPNVTESYLLSMPLQQGLIVAAIPVIFTSFGFHGSIPAIVNYLDGDTPALRKAIILGSAIPLIIYVFWQLVTLGVVSQTELVDNSGLSALISTLAVKVHHSNLSNVIGIFADLALLTSFLGVSLGLFEFLGDILRKNSNATMNRPVAAAITFVPPLAFALFYPQGFIMALGYAAIALAILAIFLPLFMVVKVRQQASSAKYQVSGGTPALVLTGVAGVLIIGVQLLITAGVLPALG
- a CDS encoding acyl carrier protein phosphodiesterase, yielding MNYLAHLHIADHVESNLLGNLLGDFVKGSPQARFSEDVVQGILLHRWVDAYTDTHELIKQAKTLFPKPLQRFAPIALDMFWDHCLATRWQEFSQLALLEFVVSAEQQVKSSYEPDLPEQYLRVTERMWSGRWLESYQEMDNIEFALKRIATRSERIAPVARCSESLLTHYAELQALFTDFYPQVLNEAKRIQF